From a region of the Candidatus Brocadia sp. genome:
- the mgtE gene encoding magnesium transporter: MELQWTKIFLPEIKELIETRDFKGLRDFLRERHPADIVDILRELDPTERVMGFRLLDKHKISAVFALVEPVEQEELLKQFTEQHAKEILIQMQPDDRTQLFDELPAHVVEKLLKLLPPAERKEANELLNYPHNSSGRIMTPEYVDLQIGMTVAEALEHIRKTGPNRETIYICYIVDETKKLRGVASLKNIILANPGQLIKDIMNENVFYVHTTDDQEKAVQVVQKYDILAVPVVDNEDRLVGIVTVDDVLDVVQEEVTEDFQRMAGIQTTEEEYFRVGFSKRIVNRVSWLVILVIAATISQTILKSYSGVLSSVIALAYFIPMLTGSGGNTGSQSSTLIIRALATGEIKTKEWWRILLREFKVGISLGLIMGFIAFVIAAISLKQMTVASTVGVSLCIVVSVGNIVGLAIPLFFRFIKLDPAFVSAPLIATLLDATGLVIYFEIASRMLTWSAS, translated from the coding sequence ATGGAACTACAGTGGACGAAGATCTTTCTTCCTGAGATAAAGGAGCTCATTGAAACCAGAGATTTCAAGGGGTTGCGGGATTTTCTTCGGGAGCGGCATCCGGCCGACATTGTGGACATCCTCCGCGAGCTTGATCCGACTGAACGTGTTATGGGTTTCAGGCTGCTTGATAAACATAAGATTTCAGCGGTCTTTGCCCTTGTTGAACCGGTAGAGCAGGAAGAACTTCTCAAGCAGTTTACAGAGCAGCATGCAAAAGAAATTCTGATTCAGATGCAGCCGGACGACCGGACCCAGCTCTTTGATGAATTGCCTGCCCACGTAGTTGAAAAACTCCTGAAGCTCCTGCCTCCCGCGGAACGCAAGGAGGCCAACGAACTCCTGAATTATCCTCACAACTCTTCCGGACGCATCATGACTCCGGAATATGTCGACCTTCAAATAGGCATGACGGTGGCGGAGGCATTGGAACATATTCGTAAAACCGGGCCAAACCGGGAAACGATTTATATTTGTTATATAGTTGATGAGACCAAAAAACTTCGCGGTGTCGCTTCTCTGAAGAATATTATCCTCGCCAATCCCGGCCAGCTTATTAAGGACATTATGAATGAAAATGTTTTTTATGTCCATACCACCGATGACCAGGAAAAGGCGGTTCAGGTAGTGCAAAAATATGATATCCTGGCGGTGCCCGTGGTGGATAATGAAGACAGACTGGTCGGCATCGTTACGGTCGACGATGTGTTAGACGTCGTGCAGGAAGAAGTAACCGAAGATTTTCAGCGGATGGCCGGTATTCAGACTACGGAGGAAGAATATTTTCGGGTGGGATTTTCAAAGCGGATCGTCAATCGGGTTTCGTGGCTGGTTATCCTGGTTATTGCCGCAACGATATCACAAACCATTTTGAAAAGTTATTCCGGGGTCCTCAGTTCCGTGATTGCCCTTGCGTATTTCATTCCCATGCTTACAGGGTCAGGGGGCAACACGGGGTCACAGTCATCCACATTAATCATTCGCGCGCTTGCAACGGGGGAAATCAAGACGAAAGAATGGTGGCGGATTTTATTGCGGGAATTTAAGGTGGGTATCTCCCTGGGGCTTATTATGGGTTTTATCGCCTTTGTCATTGCAGCCATATCCTTGAAACAGATGACGGTAGCTTCAACGGTTGGTGTTTCTTTGTGCATCGTGGTGAGCGTGGGTAATATTGTCGGCCTTGCGATACCGTTATTTTTCAGGTTTATCAAACTGGATCCGGCCTTTGTTTCAGCGCCGCTTATCGCTACCTTATTAGATGCGACAGGCTTGGTGATTTATTTTGAGATTGCCAGCAGAATGCTCACTTGGTCGGCTTCGTAA
- a CDS encoding DUF362 domain-containing protein, giving the protein MPTVSIVKCDDYESEKVYHAIHKSLSLLNGVDKLVKPGMKVLLKLNLLSSSQPPERAVNTHPIVVRALVRIFQKDFGCDVFIGDSSGSVKNASTFNAFRITRITDIAEETGAKIVNFDKDEYVDVHNKDYEILDKFRIARTLRTVDFIVSVPKLKTHGLTQYTGAIKNMLGSIPGNGKKNVHLIAPKPTVFAKALVDIYHMVPPHLIIMDAIVGMEGNGPNAGQPKKVGLILASQDSVALDSAASSIIGFEPMAIPTIRFAHQRGLGIGELDTINVVGETIHNVSVPDFQKPSSGAQDFAGKYLPDFLLTMMFDSTCSTFSSVNHANCTRCYECVRNCPAGAMSKENGKVIVDKKKCIGCFCCDEVCDFHAIEMKRSLLGRTLLGMAKALGVEKVE; this is encoded by the coding sequence ATGCCCACAGTATCCATTGTCAAATGTGATGATTATGAATCAGAAAAGGTTTATCACGCCATTCATAAGTCTTTAAGCCTGCTAAATGGCGTCGATAAACTGGTTAAACCCGGTATGAAGGTGCTGTTAAAGCTCAATCTCCTCTCTTCATCACAACCGCCGGAGAGGGCTGTTAACACGCATCCCATCGTGGTCCGTGCCCTTGTTCGCATATTTCAGAAAGACTTTGGATGTGACGTTTTTATAGGAGACTCGTCCGGCAGCGTGAAGAACGCCTCCACCTTTAATGCCTTTCGCATTACCCGGATCACTGATATTGCTGAGGAAACCGGCGCGAAGATTGTGAATTTTGATAAGGATGAGTACGTAGACGTTCACAACAAAGATTATGAAATTTTAGATAAATTCCGTATTGCCAGGACCCTGCGGACAGTGGATTTTATCGTATCAGTGCCAAAGTTGAAAACTCATGGGTTGACGCAATACACCGGCGCGATAAAGAATATGTTGGGCAGCATCCCCGGGAATGGAAAAAAGAACGTGCATTTGATTGCACCAAAACCGACGGTGTTTGCAAAGGCGCTGGTAGACATCTATCATATGGTGCCGCCCCATCTGATTATCATGGATGCCATTGTGGGTATGGAGGGAAACGGGCCGAATGCCGGCCAACCGAAAAAGGTTGGCCTGATTCTCGCCAGCCAGGACAGTGTCGCCCTGGATTCGGCAGCGAGCAGCATTATTGGCTTTGAACCTATGGCTATACCGACCATCCGGTTTGCACACCAGCGAGGCCTGGGTATCGGGGAGCTCGATACCATCAATGTAGTCGGCGAAACCATTCATAACGTATCCGTGCCGGATTTTCAAAAACCTTCCAGCGGCGCTCAGGATTTTGCAGGAAAATATCTTCCCGATTTTCTGCTGACCATGATGTTTGACAGCACCTGTTCCACCTTTTCTTCGGTAAATCATGCAAACTGTACGCGGTGCTACGAATGTGTAAGAAACTGTCCTGCCGGCGCTATGTCGAAAGAGAATGGCAAGGTGATTGTGGATAAGAAGAAATGCATCGGATGTTTTTGCTGCGATGAGGTGTGCGATTTTCATGCAATTGAAATGAAACGTTCGCTCCTGGGAAGGACGCTTCTGGGCATGGCAAAGGCCCTGGGAGTGGAAAAAGTTGAGTAA
- a CDS encoding tetratricopeptide repeat protein, with the protein MKRIVFTVLLFLNVICAPLNYGAEEFGDFDVHYQMGNEYNNRGLVDLAITEYKKAIELNRYSPKVYNNLGVAYSKRKMFDAEIAAYKIAIELDPRYTDAYFNLGIAYGAKGMVDEEISLYEKVIELDPKNFEAFYNLGDSYREKEKYDESITAYKKAIEISPQSVNSYFNLGVSYGKKGLLDDEIAQYKKVLELNPRSAEAHFNLGVAYGEKKMYENQISEYKKAIALNPGYAKAHKNLESIYRGKGMKEEADRELSMYHDLVKK; encoded by the coding sequence ATGAAACGCATTGTTTTTACGGTCTTGCTGTTTCTCAATGTTATCTGTGCTCCACTGAATTACGGTGCAGAAGAGTTTGGCGACTTTGATGTGCATTATCAGATGGGAAATGAATACAACAATCGTGGTTTGGTTGACCTGGCGATTACGGAGTACAAAAAAGCCATTGAATTAAACAGATATTCTCCAAAGGTGTATAATAACTTAGGTGTGGCTTATAGCAAACGGAAGATGTTCGATGCGGAGATTGCCGCATATAAGATTGCAATAGAGTTGGATCCGAGATATACAGACGCGTATTTTAATCTTGGGATTGCATACGGTGCCAAGGGGATGGTTGATGAAGAAATCAGTCTGTACGAAAAAGTTATCGAGCTTGACCCAAAGAATTTTGAGGCATTTTATAATTTGGGGGATTCCTATCGTGAGAAAGAAAAGTACGATGAATCAATTACTGCGTATAAAAAAGCAATCGAAATTTCCCCTCAATCCGTAAACTCCTATTTCAATTTAGGGGTTTCATATGGAAAGAAAGGGTTGTTGGATGACGAAATCGCACAATACAAGAAGGTGTTGGAGTTGAACCCCAGAAGTGCGGAGGCCCATTTTAATCTGGGAGTGGCATATGGGGAAAAAAAAATGTATGAAAACCAAATCAGCGAATACAAGAAAGCCATTGCTCTAAATCCTGGATATGCAAAGGCACATAAAAATTTAGAATCAATATATCGCGGGAAAGGGATGAAGGAAGAGGCTGACCGGGAATTATCAATGTATCATGATTTAGTGAAAAAGTAG